A genomic window from Candidatus Methylomirabilota bacterium includes:
- a CDS encoding branched-chain amino acid ABC transporter permease: MTPALFVQSTVIGLSIGSIYILMALGLTLMFGMMHIINFAHGAVYMLGAFVIYYVFFQWGAPYFAAFVVAMLLLGAFGYLVERSIYRPIKGGIEPTLVALLALTTLLQAAGYPVFGTLDKHVPPVFSGTRNVLGVMISVERLMIIPIAGVLVVSLYLFINRTRMGAAMRAIEQDKEAAALQGVNVNVVNGLAFAVGFALAAAAGALMAPIFKLDPMMGEQPLLKAFIIIILGGLGSIPGAILGGLILGLIDSIVATALGAEPAFLLSFVFIILLLLFRPTGLFGHAP; the protein is encoded by the coding sequence ATGACTCCTGCGCTGTTTGTGCAGAGCACGGTCATCGGCCTCAGCATCGGCTCGATCTACATCCTGATGGCCCTCGGGCTCACCCTCATGTTCGGCATGATGCACATCATCAACTTCGCGCACGGGGCGGTCTACATGCTGGGCGCCTTCGTCATCTACTACGTCTTTTTCCAGTGGGGGGCGCCGTACTTCGCGGCCTTCGTGGTCGCGATGCTCCTGCTGGGCGCGTTCGGGTATCTCGTCGAGCGCTCGATCTACCGGCCCATCAAGGGGGGCATCGAACCGACGCTGGTGGCCCTCCTCGCCCTCACCACCCTGCTGCAGGCCGCCGGCTATCCGGTCTTCGGCACCCTCGACAAACACGTGCCGCCGGTCTTTTCGGGAACGAGAAACGTGCTCGGCGTGATGATTTCCGTCGAGCGCCTGATGATCATCCCCATCGCGGGCGTGCTGGTCGTCTCACTCTACCTGTTCATCAACAGGACCCGGATGGGCGCGGCCATGCGCGCGATCGAGCAGGACAAGGAGGCGGCGGCCCTCCAGGGCGTCAACGTGAACGTGGTGAACGGCCTCGCCTTCGCCGTCGGCTTCGCGCTGGCCGCGGCGGCCGGCGCGCTCATGGCGCCGATTTTCAAGCTCGACCCCATGATGGGGGAACAGCCGCTCCTGAAGGCGTTCATCATCATCATCCTGGGCGGCCTCGGGAGCATTCCGGGCGCCATCCTGGGCGGGCTCATCCTGGGCCTCATCGACTCCATCGTCGCCACCGCGCTCGGCGCCGAGCCGGCCTTCCTCCTGAGCTTCGTCTTCATCATCCTCCTGCTCCTCTTCCGACCGACCGGACTCTTCGGTCATGCCCCGTAG